The following coding sequences lie in one Mycobacterium sp. DL440 genomic window:
- a CDS encoding anti-sigma factor, which yields MTWSLANYEELDGDTATDLALAVDEACTVLIAMAEPGTDLVLVEDPRARELNVRVSTICDEVHVNPGSVFLSGFSRRVLEALTHKVGSFVEDADFATTGSNQPVLGISLTIRRRWAAASG from the coding sequence ATGACGTGGTCCCTGGCCAACTATGAAGAGCTGGACGGCGATACAGCTACTGACTTGGCACTGGCGGTTGACGAAGCATGCACGGTGCTGATCGCCATGGCTGAGCCCGGCACCGATCTGGTGCTCGTCGAAGACCCCCGCGCACGCGAACTCAATGTTCGGGTGTCGACGATCTGCGATGAGGTCCATGTCAACCCCGGCAGCGTCTTCTTGAGCGGGTTCAGCCGTCGGGTACTCGAGGCTTTGACCCATAAGGTCGGCAGCTTCGTCGAAGACGCCGATTTTGCGACGACGGGAAGTAATCAGCCGGTACTGGGCATTTCGCTGACGATCCGGCGGCGCTGGGCCGCGGCATCCGGTTAG
- a CDS encoding STAS domain-containing protein — translation MSTMNVAKRATQISNNHTRAEFCAQWLWPATAVISVHGELDASNAAELTECGIRHSRPSGQLVLDLSEVEFFGAGCFACLHTLNVRCAGENIDWVLIPSTPVSRVLGICDPARALPISNGLPAALSMLRSQPRQLQMVNVPG, via the coding sequence ATGTCCACCATGAACGTGGCGAAACGCGCCACACAAATCTCCAACAACCACACCCGCGCGGAATTCTGTGCTCAATGGTTGTGGCCGGCCACGGCAGTGATCAGTGTCCACGGTGAGCTGGATGCGTCCAATGCCGCTGAGCTGACCGAATGCGGAATCCGGCACAGCAGGCCGAGCGGACAGCTTGTCCTGGACCTGAGTGAGGTTGAGTTCTTCGGTGCAGGCTGCTTTGCCTGTCTGCACACCCTCAACGTGCGCTGTGCCGGCGAGAACATCGACTGGGTGTTGATTCCCAGCACTCCCGTATCCCGGGTGCTGGGCATTTGTGATCCGGCTCGCGCCCTGCCGATCTCCAACGGCCTACCTGCCGCCCTGTCGATGCTGCGCAGTCAGCCACGGCAGCTGCAGATGGTGAACGTACCCGGCTAA
- a CDS encoding helix-turn-helix transcriptional regulator has translation MTTYPVGDPWTALADGSRRAIVKRLAAGPMAVGELARELPISRPAVSQHLKVLKCAGLVGDRATGTRRVYHVNPDGVAVLRAELDSFWGQALDTYKDIVEQGVQT, from the coding sequence ATGACGACCTACCCAGTGGGCGATCCATGGACCGCCCTGGCCGATGGCAGCCGGCGGGCCATCGTCAAGCGGCTGGCAGCGGGACCGATGGCGGTGGGCGAGTTGGCCCGCGAGCTCCCGATCAGCCGGCCGGCGGTCTCCCAACACCTGAAAGTGCTGAAATGCGCTGGACTGGTTGGCGATCGGGCTACCGGGACACGCCGTGTCTATCACGTCAATCCCGACGGCGTCGCGGTACTTCGCGCCGAGCTGGACAGCTTCTGGGGCCAGGCGCTGGACACGTACAAGGACATCGTCGAGCAGGGCGTACAGACGTGA
- a CDS encoding DUF6131 family protein — MIVLGAILLILGLIFNVYLLWVVGVILLVIGGVFWLLGAIGRPVAGRRSWY, encoded by the coding sequence ATGATTGTGCTCGGGGCAATTCTGCTCATCCTCGGCTTGATCTTCAATGTGTACCTGCTCTGGGTGGTGGGCGTGATCCTGCTGGTCATCGGCGGCGTGTTCTGGCTGCTCGGGGCGATCGGACGGCCGGTCGCCGGGCGGCGAAGCTGGTACTGA
- a CDS encoding Rho termination factor — MPNPSIKDEKLYEELRDEGNSKEKSARISNAAAARGRSSVGRSGGESGSYDDWTVDHLRKRAKELGIKGYSDKNKRELIGMLRNH; from the coding sequence ATGCCGAATCCGTCTATCAAGGACGAGAAGCTCTACGAGGAGTTGCGAGACGAGGGCAATTCCAAGGAGAAATCAGCGCGGATCTCCAACGCCGCTGCCGCCAGAGGCCGTTCGAGTGTCGGCCGCTCGGGCGGCGAGTCCGGTTCCTATGACGACTGGACGGTCGATCACCTGCGGAAGCGGGCGAAAGAGCTTGGCATCAAAGGGTATTCCGACAAGAACAAGCGCGAGCTGATCGGGATGCTCCGAAACCATTGA
- the usfY gene encoding protein UsfY encodes MHGPKDPVDHSRTTRPHAGESMKDNVIMPALVLILVGLVLFVGTLAAFATGHSDVGLMVGTLSAAGFVIGSMWLALEHMRVRRIEERWYTDHPGVMRQRPSS; translated from the coding sequence ATGCACGGCCCAAAAGATCCAGTTGACCACTCAAGGACAACCCGGCCGCATGCGGGCGAGTCGATGAAGGACAACGTCATCATGCCCGCGCTGGTACTGATCCTCGTGGGGTTGGTGCTGTTCGTCGGCACTCTGGCGGCGTTCGCCACCGGCCATTCCGATGTCGGCCTGATGGTGGGCACGTTGTCTGCCGCCGGGTTTGTCATCGGATCGATGTGGCTGGCACTCGAGCACATGCGGGTGCGTCGCATCGAGGAACGCTGGTACACCGACCATCCCGGCGTGATGAGGCAGCGGCCCAGCAGCTGA
- a CDS encoding LLM class F420-dependent oxidoreductase, with product MARFGYTLMTEQSGPRQLVGYAVSAEQAGFDFEVISDHYSPWLASQGHAPNAWPVLGAVAHSTDVVQLYSYVTCPTIRYHPAIIAQQAATVQILADGRFTLGVGSGENLNEHVVGQGWPTVERRLDMLAEAIKLIRELLTGDLIDFRGEFYEVDSARIWDVPEVPVTIGVSMTGEKAVAKLAVAADHLINVAPDRAIVRDWHERRHATGALPEGRVIGQVPVCWDPDRVTAVERAHDQFRWFGGGWAVNADLPTPAGFAAATQYVRPEDVAAAIPCGPDLDAIVAAVAPYLDAGFTDVALVQIGDQGQQRFLDEAAKPLLAALRAEFD from the coding sequence ATGGCCAGATTCGGATACACCTTGATGACCGAGCAGAGCGGCCCGCGACAGCTTGTCGGCTATGCCGTGTCGGCCGAGCAGGCCGGATTCGATTTCGAAGTGATCAGCGATCACTACAGCCCATGGCTGGCCAGCCAGGGCCACGCTCCCAACGCGTGGCCGGTGCTGGGGGCGGTGGCCCACTCCACGGACGTCGTGCAACTGTATTCGTATGTGACCTGTCCGACGATCCGATATCACCCGGCGATCATCGCCCAGCAGGCCGCCACCGTGCAGATCCTGGCTGACGGCCGGTTCACCCTCGGCGTCGGCAGCGGGGAGAACCTCAACGAACACGTGGTGGGTCAGGGATGGCCCACCGTCGAGCGTCGCCTCGACATGCTCGCCGAGGCGATCAAGCTGATCCGAGAACTGCTCACCGGGGACCTGATCGATTTCCGGGGCGAGTTCTACGAGGTGGACTCCGCGCGTATCTGGGATGTGCCCGAAGTTCCGGTGACCATCGGCGTATCCATGACCGGTGAGAAAGCCGTCGCGAAGCTCGCCGTGGCGGCCGATCACCTGATCAACGTCGCGCCCGACCGCGCGATCGTGAGGGACTGGCACGAGCGTCGCCACGCAACCGGCGCGCTGCCCGAGGGACGGGTGATCGGACAGGTCCCGGTGTGCTGGGATCCCGACCGGGTGACGGCGGTGGAGCGGGCCCATGACCAGTTCCGCTGGTTCGGCGGCGGCTGGGCGGTCAACGCGGACCTGCCGACCCCGGCGGGGTTCGCCGCCGCAACCCAGTACGTGCGTCCCGAGGATGTGGCCGCGGCGATCCCGTGTGGCCCGGACCTGGACGCGATCGTCGCCGCGGTGGCCCCCTATCTCGATGCGGGATTCACCGATGTCGCGTTGGTCCAGATCGGTGACCAGGGCCAGCAGAGATTCCTCGACGAGGCGGCAAAACCCCTACTGGCCGCGCTGCGTGCCGAGTTCGACTGA
- a CDS encoding ATP-binding protein, translating into MADEPKPLNRAERSVEIRVAARLENLAVVRTLVAAVAAFEDLDFDVVADLRLAVDEACTALIRGAVPDSSLHLIVDPGEEAVVITASTACTGAAVVEPGSFSWHVLSSLTDEVKTFTDGDGPDVGQVFGITLTTRRASLLR; encoded by the coding sequence ATGGCCGACGAACCCAAGCCGCTGAATCGCGCGGAGCGGTCAGTGGAGATTCGGGTCGCTGCCAGGCTGGAGAACCTGGCCGTAGTGCGCACACTGGTCGCTGCGGTAGCAGCATTCGAAGACCTTGATTTCGACGTCGTCGCCGACTTGCGGCTGGCTGTTGACGAGGCCTGTACCGCTTTGATACGGGGCGCAGTCCCTGATTCGAGCCTGCATCTGATCGTCGATCCGGGTGAGGAGGCGGTGGTGATCACCGCCTCCACTGCCTGTACGGGTGCCGCGGTGGTCGAGCCGGGCAGCTTCAGCTGGCACGTGTTGAGTTCCCTGACCGACGAGGTCAAGACCTTCACCGACGGTGACGGGCCCGACGTTGGCCAGGTGTTCGGAATCACCCTGACGACGAGACGAGCGAGCCTGCTGCGGTGA
- a CDS encoding RNA polymerase sigma factor SigF — MFRKLSGLSENSSAYERQRERIVERCLPLADHIARRFDGRGEARDDLTQVARVGLVNAVNRFDVEAGSDFVSFAVPTIMGEVRRHFRDNSWSVKVPRRLKELHLRLGAATGELSQRLGRAPTASELAVELDMDREEVVEGLVAGSSYNTLSIDSGGGGDEDAPAIVDTLGDMDTGLDQIDNRETLRPLLAQLPERERMVLLLRFFESMTQTQIAERVGVSQMHVSRLLAKSLARLRDQLQ; from the coding sequence ATGTTCCGCAAGCTCAGCGGGCTGTCCGAGAACTCGTCGGCCTACGAACGCCAACGTGAGCGGATTGTCGAGCGGTGTCTGCCGCTCGCCGATCACATCGCCCGGCGGTTCGACGGCCGTGGTGAAGCGCGTGACGACCTGACCCAGGTGGCGAGGGTCGGCCTGGTCAACGCCGTCAACCGATTCGATGTCGAGGCCGGATCAGACTTTGTGTCGTTCGCAGTGCCCACGATCATGGGCGAGGTCCGGCGCCACTTCCGGGACAACAGCTGGTCGGTCAAGGTGCCGCGGCGGCTCAAGGAACTGCACCTGCGGCTCGGCGCGGCGACTGGGGAGCTGTCTCAAAGGTTGGGCCGTGCGCCGACAGCCTCTGAGCTTGCCGTGGAACTCGACATGGACCGCGAAGAGGTGGTCGAAGGACTGGTCGCGGGCAGTTCGTACAACACGCTGTCGATCGACAGCGGGGGCGGCGGCGACGAGGACGCGCCGGCGATAGTCGACACACTCGGCGATATGGACACCGGTCTGGATCAGATCGACAATCGCGAAACGTTGCGGCCGTTGCTTGCTCAATTACCTGAGCGGGAACGAATGGTGCTGTTGCTGCGATTCTTCGAATCCATGACGCAGACGCAGATCGCCGAACGTGTCGGCGTCTCGCAGATGCATGTGTCGAGACTGCTGGCGAAATCGCTAGCGCGACTTCGTGACCAGCTGCAGTAG
- a CDS encoding STAS domain-containing protein: MTVFSTYAMTDRADESPATFATRWLPPSTAVISVNGEIDAVNAGDFTDYALRHTAKAQRVAVDLTDVQFFGTAGYSALMAIQLRCSAADIDWVLVPSKAVNRLLRICDPDSALHTCYSVAAALSTLNGKTPLLQLVTKSR; this comes from the coding sequence ATGACCGTCTTCTCGACGTATGCAATGACCGACCGGGCCGACGAATCTCCTGCGACGTTTGCGACTCGCTGGCTACCGCCGTCAACAGCGGTGATCAGCGTCAACGGCGAGATCGACGCCGTCAACGCAGGCGATTTCACCGACTACGCATTGCGGCACACTGCCAAGGCACAGCGCGTCGCGGTCGACCTCACGGATGTCCAATTTTTCGGTACCGCAGGATATTCCGCCCTCATGGCGATCCAATTGCGTTGCTCGGCAGCCGATATCGACTGGGTACTGGTACCCAGCAAGGCAGTGAACCGGCTGCTGCGCATCTGCGACCCGGATTCGGCGTTGCACACGTGCTACAGCGTGGCTGCGGCACTATCCACGCTGAACGGCAAAACCCCGCTACTGCAGCTGGTCACGAAGTCGCGCTAG
- a CDS encoding NTP transferase domain-containing protein, giving the protein MSNADAVAGVVLAAGAGSRFGMPKVLAEDGVWLRRAVTALAGGGCDEVIVVLGAAVVDVPAPARAVVAARWADGMSASVREGLAATGNAEWVVLHTVDTPDVGADVVARVVGAARGSGSGLARARYDGRPGHPVVVARRHLGALAAALDGDQGARAFLAGRDDVVAVECGDLATGLDIDEG; this is encoded by the coding sequence ATGTCGAACGCCGACGCAGTCGCCGGGGTGGTGCTGGCCGCCGGTGCGGGCAGCCGCTTCGGAATGCCGAAAGTTCTTGCTGAAGACGGTGTTTGGCTCCGACGGGCAGTGACCGCACTTGCCGGCGGTGGCTGCGACGAGGTGATCGTGGTGCTGGGGGCCGCCGTGGTCGACGTGCCTGCCCCGGCTCGCGCCGTGGTGGCCGCCCGCTGGGCCGACGGTATGAGTGCGTCGGTACGCGAAGGGCTGGCAGCCACCGGCAACGCCGAATGGGTCGTCCTGCACACCGTCGACACCCCGGACGTCGGGGCCGATGTCGTGGCCCGGGTCGTGGGCGCGGCGCGTGGCTCCGGTTCCGGTCTGGCCCGCGCCCGCTATGACGGCCGTCCCGGACATCCCGTCGTCGTGGCCCGCAGGCACCTCGGGGCGCTGGCCGCGGCCCTGGACGGCGACCAGGGCGCCCGAGCGTTTCTTGCCGGCCGCGACGACGTCGTCGCGGTGGAGTGCGGTGACCTCGCCACCGGTCTCGATATCGACGAGGGCTGA
- a CDS encoding SDR family oxidoreductase, with the protein MPTHPSTHPFAGRNIVLIGGGSGIGLATARLVTAGKGTVVLGGRTPERLAAAAATLGPQAGWHRVDTADQDSIDAFFDFVGTRFGSVHGLFTTAADYLTGPLARLSVDQAATAFDSKFWGQYRVVKSAIPVLSPDAAIVLMSGAASARPAAVAPAYSAANAAIEGLARGLAVELSPVTVNAIAPGTVEGNLWSQRDPAIREQAFAAYRDASTIGRLADEDEIAQSVGYLLNSRITTGSTLFPDGGYAFR; encoded by the coding sequence ATGCCAACTCATCCTTCGACACACCCGTTTGCAGGCCGCAACATCGTCCTCATCGGCGGCGGTTCAGGCATCGGTCTGGCGACCGCCCGCCTCGTCACTGCCGGGAAGGGCACGGTCGTCTTGGGCGGCCGCACGCCGGAGAGGTTGGCCGCCGCCGCGGCAACCCTCGGACCACAAGCCGGTTGGCATCGGGTTGACACAGCTGATCAGGATTCGATCGACGCGTTCTTCGATTTCGTCGGTACCAGGTTCGGCTCCGTCCACGGCCTGTTCACCACCGCCGCTGACTACCTGACCGGTCCGCTGGCCCGGCTCAGCGTCGATCAGGCGGCCACGGCGTTCGACTCCAAGTTCTGGGGTCAGTACCGCGTGGTCAAGTCGGCGATTCCGGTGCTGAGCCCTGACGCCGCCATCGTGTTGATGTCGGGCGCCGCCAGTGCCCGCCCGGCTGCGGTCGCCCCTGCGTACAGCGCGGCCAACGCGGCGATCGAAGGCCTGGCCCGTGGGTTGGCTGTGGAATTGTCGCCGGTGACCGTCAACGCGATTGCCCCTGGCACAGTCGAGGGCAATCTGTGGAGCCAACGCGATCCCGCCATCCGGGAACAGGCGTTTGCGGCCTATCGCGACGCCTCCACGATCGGACGGTTGGCCGACGAGGATGAGATCGCGCAGTCGGTGGGATACCTGCTCAACAGCCGGATCACTACCGGTTCCACCCTCTTCCCAGACGGCGGGTACGCCTTCCGTTGA
- a CDS encoding malate dehydrogenase has product MSTPASPKVVTVTGAAGQIGYAALFRIGAGALLGRDVPVKLRLLELPSAIRAAEGVVMELVDSAFDGLVDVEIHDDPVRAFDGVDVALLVGARPRSKGMERADLLAANAAIFAESGKALNAGAANDVRIVVVGNPANTNALVAAAHAPDIPAERFTALTRLDHNRAVAALATHAGVHVTDVSRVTVWGNHSPTMYPDIFHAVVDGRPGSDYASDNDWLSNDFIPTVAARGTAIIEARGTSSAASAANAAIDHVRDWVDGTDPDDWTSVALPSPGVYGVPEGVVASLPVRAVDGTWEIVEGLEINEFSRARIDASVVELLDERHAVERLGLL; this is encoded by the coding sequence GTGAGCACACCCGCAAGCCCCAAGGTGGTCACGGTCACCGGTGCGGCCGGCCAGATCGGCTATGCCGCGCTGTTCCGCATCGGCGCCGGTGCCCTGCTGGGGCGCGATGTGCCGGTGAAGCTGCGCCTGCTGGAGCTGCCCTCGGCGATCCGCGCGGCCGAAGGCGTGGTCATGGAGTTGGTCGACAGCGCCTTCGACGGGCTGGTCGACGTCGAGATTCACGACGACCCGGTGCGGGCGTTCGACGGTGTCGATGTCGCGCTGCTGGTCGGGGCCAGGCCACGCAGTAAAGGCATGGAACGCGCAGACCTGTTGGCGGCCAACGCCGCGATCTTCGCCGAGTCCGGCAAGGCCCTGAATGCCGGCGCGGCCAATGATGTACGCATCGTCGTGGTCGGCAATCCGGCGAACACCAACGCGCTGGTGGCTGCGGCCCACGCCCCCGACATCCCGGCTGAGCGATTCACCGCGCTGACCCGGCTCGACCACAACCGGGCGGTGGCCGCCCTGGCCACCCACGCGGGCGTGCACGTCACCGACGTGTCCCGGGTGACGGTGTGGGGCAACCACTCCCCGACCATGTATCCCGACATCTTCCACGCGGTGGTCGACGGGCGCCCGGGCTCCGATTACGCATCGGACAACGACTGGCTGAGCAACGACTTCATCCCGACCGTCGCCGCCCGCGGTACCGCGATCATCGAGGCCCGTGGCACCTCGTCGGCGGCGTCGGCCGCCAACGCCGCTATCGACCACGTCCGGGATTGGGTGGACGGCACCGACCCCGATGACTGGACATCGGTGGCACTGCCGTCTCCCGGCGTCTACGGGGTCCCCGAGGGCGTAGTCGCCTCACTGCCGGTGCGCGCGGTCGACGGCACGTGGGAAATCGTCGAAGGTCTGGAGATCAACGAGTTCTCCCGGGCCCGGATCGATGCGTCAGTGGTCGAACTTCTCGACGAGCGCCACGCAGTCGAACGACTGGGCCTGCTGTAG
- a CDS encoding acetyl/propionyl/methylcrotonyl-CoA carboxylase subunit alpha — translation MANHASSKISKVLVANRGEIAVRVIRAAKDAGLASVAVYAEPDADAPHVRLADEAFALGGQTSAQSYLVFEKILDAAAKSGANAIHPGYGFLSENADFAQAVLDAGLIWIGPSPQSIRDLGDKVTARHIAAKAKAPLVPGTPDPVKNADEVVAFAKEFGVPVAIKAAFGGGGRGMKVARTIEEIPELFESATREAVAAFGRGECFVERYLDKPRHVEAQVIADTHGNVVVAGTRDCSLQRRFQKLVEEAPAPFLTDAQRKEIHESAKRICKEAGYYGAGTVEYLVGQDGLISFLEVNTRLQVEHPVTEETSGIDLVLQQFKIANGEALDITEDPTPRGHSFEFRINGEDAGRGFLPAPGPVTKFEAPTGPGVRMDSGVESGSVIGGQFDSMLAKLIVSGATRDEALARSRRALAEFNVEGLATVIPFHRAVVSDPAFIGDEDGFTVHTRWIETEWDNTVEPFTGGDPIEEEDTVPRQTVVVEVGGRRLEVSLPGDLALGGGGAGGGATGALRKKPKARKRGASGGAAASGDSVTAPMQGTVVKVAVEEGQEVAAGDLVVVLEAMKMENPVTAHKDGVITGLAVEAGAAITQGTVIAEIK, via the coding sequence GGCCGTTTATGCCGAGCCTGACGCTGATGCACCGCATGTGCGGCTCGCCGATGAAGCTTTCGCCCTGGGGGGCCAGACCTCAGCCCAGTCCTACCTGGTCTTCGAGAAGATCCTGGACGCCGCCGCGAAGTCAGGCGCCAACGCCATCCACCCGGGTTACGGCTTCCTGTCGGAGAACGCCGATTTCGCCCAGGCCGTGCTCGACGCCGGGCTGATCTGGATCGGGCCGAGCCCGCAGTCGATCCGCGATCTCGGTGACAAGGTCACCGCCCGCCACATCGCCGCCAAGGCCAAGGCGCCTCTGGTGCCGGGCACACCGGACCCGGTCAAGAACGCCGACGAGGTCGTCGCGTTCGCCAAGGAGTTCGGCGTGCCGGTCGCGATCAAGGCCGCCTTCGGCGGTGGCGGTCGCGGCATGAAGGTGGCCCGCACCATCGAGGAGATCCCCGAACTGTTCGAGTCGGCGACCCGTGAGGCCGTCGCCGCGTTCGGTCGCGGCGAGTGCTTCGTCGAGCGCTACCTGGACAAGCCGCGCCACGTCGAGGCCCAGGTGATCGCCGATACACACGGCAACGTCGTCGTCGCCGGTACCCGTGACTGCTCGCTGCAGCGCCGCTTCCAGAAGCTGGTCGAGGAAGCCCCGGCCCCGTTCCTGACCGACGCGCAGCGCAAGGAGATCCACGAGTCCGCCAAGCGCATCTGCAAGGAGGCCGGGTACTACGGTGCCGGCACCGTCGAGTACCTGGTCGGCCAGGACGGCCTGATCTCCTTCCTGGAGGTCAACACCCGTCTGCAGGTCGAGCACCCGGTCACCGAGGAGACCTCCGGCATCGACCTGGTCCTGCAGCAGTTCAAGATCGCCAACGGTGAGGCGCTGGACATCACCGAGGATCCGACCCCGCGCGGCCACTCGTTCGAGTTCCGCATCAACGGTGAGGACGCCGGCCGCGGCTTCCTGCCCGCCCCCGGCCCCGTCACCAAGTTCGAGGCCCCCACGGGCCCGGGTGTCCGGATGGACTCCGGAGTGGAGTCCGGCTCCGTCATCGGCGGTCAGTTCGACTCGATGCTGGCCAAGCTGATCGTGTCGGGTGCCACCCGCGACGAGGCCCTGGCCCGCTCGCGTCGTGCGCTGGCCGAGTTCAACGTCGAGGGACTGGCCACCGTCATCCCGTTCCACCGTGCCGTGGTGTCCGACCCCGCCTTCATCGGCGACGAGGACGGTTTCACCGTGCACACCCGCTGGATCGAAACCGAGTGGGACAACACTGTCGAGCCGTTCACCGGTGGCGACCCGATCGAGGAAGAGGACACCGTTCCTCGCCAGACCGTGGTTGTCGAGGTCGGTGGGCGTCGCCTCGAGGTGTCACTGCCGGGAGACCTGGCACTCGGCGGTGGCGGTGCGGGCGGTGGCGCGACCGGCGCCCTCAGGAAGAAGCCCAAGGCCCGCAAGCGCGGCGCCAGCGGCGGCGCAGCCGCATCGGGTGACTCGGTGACCGCGCCGATGCAGGGCACCGTGGTCAAGGTGGCCGTCGAGGAGGGCCAGGAGGTGGCCGCAGGCGACCTCGTGGTGGTTCTGGAGGCCATGAAGATGGAGAACCCGGTGACCGCCCACAAGGACGGCGTCATCACCGGGTTGGCTGTCGAGGCCGGTGCCGCCATCACCCAGGGCACCGTGATCGCCGAGATCAAGTAA